The Montipora capricornis isolate CH-2021 chromosome 6, ASM3666992v2, whole genome shotgun sequence genome has a window encoding:
- the LOC138052727 gene encoding circumsporozoite protein-like, giving the protein MAERLIQMPQAPARREGLRQEAAQAPQVQQAQQVPQVAQQLQVPQVQPAPAVPQAPQLPQAMQVPQAPVALQAGNAPEAIQAPQAPQGPQGAACGEDLETLKGKYNELKEAMDTLTKSSVDNLLKRLMSLASRPLV; this is encoded by the exons ATGGCTGAAAGACTTATCCAAATGCCTCAAGCCCCGGCTCGTCGTGAAGGTCTTCGTCAGGAAGCGGCTCAGGCTCCGCAAGTTCAGCAAGCACAGCAGGTTCCCCAGGTTGCACAACAATTGCAGGTTCCGCAAGTACAGCCCGCCCCAGCAGTGCCACAAGCGCCACAACTGCCACAAGCGATGCAAGTGCCTCAAGCACCTGTAGCTCTTCAAGCAGGAAACGCTCCGGAGGCCATTCAAGCTCCGCAGGCTCCGCAAGGACCGCAAGGTGCAGCGTGTGGTGAAGACCTTGAG ACACTGAAAGGCAAGTATAACGAGTTGAAGGAGGCGATGGATACGCTAACCAAGTCCTCCGTGGACAATCTGTTGAAGCGACTTATGAGTTTGGCCTCCCGCCCTCTTGTATAG